aaaggagACATGAAATTTTGTTGCTATTTAATTCTTCACAGAACATAAAATTCAATTGGCCGCTCGATCAAATGATCCATCATCTTTATGTAGAATACCTTTAAACTACTGATTTTCATAGTAAACAAGCTATATAATATTTTGAAACTAACATATCTCGACTAAAAAAAGAGTTATATATCACGATAAGCATACCTTTAAACTACCGATTCAATTGATGGTCAGAGTAAACAAGCTAATATACCTTGCAGAAGGAAGGTACTATCTACTAAGCATGTGCACTCGAGTCGGACATTGCTTCCATTTTTTATCCTCGCATACATACATACCACATGCAGGAGGAAGACGACTTTGCTCCGCGGAGGTTCTTGCGGGCCCGTGACCACAATATCGACAAGGCGCCGGCAATGTTGCTCAAGTACTTGAGCTGGAAACGCACCGCCAAGCCACACGGTTCCATCACTGATGATGAGGTGCACGTTGAGCTCGTGCAGGAGAAGCTCTATATGCAAGGCTTCGACGAGAAGGGACGCCCGCTGGTGTACCTCTTCCTCGCTCGTCACTTCCCCGCCAAGCGCGACCTCGATGAGTTCAAGCGCTACGTCATCTACATCCTCGACAACACCTGCACCAGGTATATTAGTTGAAGACACAAGCAATCTAGCTGGAATATACTGATAGGCATGTGTGTTTTATTATGCCGAGACAGGTTGCGGACAGGACAAGAAAAGTTTGCGGTTGTGGGGGACCTTCGGGGTTGGGGGCACGCGAATTGCGACATCCGAGCATATGTGGCGGCGTTGGATATCATGGCAGAGCTGCTACCCGGAGCGGCTGGGGAGGGTGCTCCTGATCCACGTTCCCTACGTGATCATGGCGGCATGGAAGATGTTGTACCCCTTCATCGATGATAAGACCAAGGAGAAGTTTGTGTTCGTCGCCGGCAGCTGGGACCTCGATGCCACGCTCCGTGACTCCATCGACGAGTCCCAGCTGCCCAAGGAGTACGGGGGCAGGCTTGAGCTTCGGGGCTACAACGATTTGTCGCCACCGTCGTCGTCCAATTAACTAAGATCGAATTCCATATATGTGTATGGGCGAGCGTAACTCACATGGTTAGGTGTCTTCTGGTGGAACCAATTTTGTACCGTGTTTCTGAAAAGATGTTTGTGTACAGTAGTTAATGATTTGTGAACGTGCAATGCAATGCATGCTGACTGTTCAAAGACCAGGCCAGTATGCTATGTACTGTGTACATTGATAACGGATTGGTGGTCTGGTCCGTGCTCTCTTTTTTCCTCTGCACAGGAGTAGAAGCATGCATTCTTGTTCGGGGAGttcctttttttttgaggggtgttCGGGGAGTTCCTATACGACGCTTGTGGCGCCAACAACCTCAGCTAGCGCTCATGCCCACGCGCTATGGGCCGGCATGAGCACGCgctatgggccggcccagctaacatcagctttctcaaaaaaaaaaactcgcTCGCTCGCCCTCGGTCGCCTGGTTCAACCAGCCGACCATTGGCTAGTCGACTAGTCAAATAGTTGATTGTTAACTTTtagagaaaataaaaataaaaaatttcatcaattttttagaaaaggtTCACAAATCTGAGAAAAAGTTCAGCGATTTTGAAAAATGTCCCACAATTGAAAAATGTTCATTAaagttgaaaaagttcatcgatttttttaAACATTCACAGGTTTTTTAATTTAATAAATTCTGaaaaatttcataaatttttaaaaataatcatcatgcatttttaaaaatcagaaaaaaggaaaataatagacaagaaaaaaatgaaaaatcaaATTGAAAACTAAAAAAGGGAAATGAAAAAGCTAAAAACTAATTGGGCCGCAAGCGTGCTAAATCCGGCGCTTAAGGCGCCATATGTGATTTGCCCTTGTTTCTGAGCCCGAATGTATGGCCCACTCCAGCTCTACAGATGAAGCCCATCCATGCCTTCCTTCTTCCTCGTCCTGGTTGGTTCTGGAATATTTCTAAAATACCCTAAAAAAAAGGAATATTTCTAAAAAAAAAGGGTTGGTTCTGGAATCCTCTGGAGCCTGGGAAATCCGAGCTCGCCGCTTGCTCCCATTAGTCCCATATatactctttctcctcctcctgccgccattgttccgcctccaagcaaacgcccgcccgcccgcccgctcgCTTGGTTCGTTGCCCCGCCGAAGCGCTTACCATTTCTCCTCGCGCTCACTTCTCCCCACCGCCCAAGGAAGGGGAAGGCAAATCTCATCTCATAGACCTGAACCCCGCTCCTCCTCCCCGTTCGCCTGCGTCATTGGGAATTCTCCCTCCCTCGAATCACGTCGGTAATGCCCGCTTCTGCCTCGTATGCCCGTTGTTACTGCTCTGTGTTTTTCACGAGAACTCCGATTTGGTTCATGGCGCGACGCGACGTTATTCACAAGAGATTTCACCTGcattttgctgcaattttttaGTAGAACGGCGGGGTGGGGCATTCTTGCTCCCTCTCGTATGATTGGCATCGTGCCGGTTCCTGTTGCCGAGCATAATCGGATAACTTCTGAATGTTGGGCGACACTCTTGCAAATAATCATTTGCTTCCTCTGCTTGGGAATTCATAATTTAGTTTCTAGTGTTTCTTCAAGATGACATCAGATTTGGATTATGTAGAGCAAGAAAAGGATACCACGCGTTGTGTTGTTTGCCAGGCAATCGAGTCTGTCAGTCCACAACTTTCATGAGAGTATGCTTGGGAGTGCAGATGTGCAGTTATCTTAGTACTTGTTGTGGGCAGTGTTTCGGCTTAATACCTGGTGTTCACCGTTGCGTGTTGAGTACTAGATGTCAACTGGACTAGTATTGATCTACTCATTATTTCTATTTTTTATAAGTATAAAACAGCGGTATCATGTTCCACTAATTCTTACTGTCATTTCTCTGCATATGTGCAGCTGATACTATTCGAGCTGGATGCGGCTCTATTCACCTGCAGTCTGTTTGCGGCGATCTGCCTCAAGTAGTATGTATGCTCATTCCATTCAGTTTCAAGGAGGAGCCACACAGAGTATGGTCTTATGGAACTGCTCCCGACCGCAGTCAAGCCGTTCTCATATGACATTGGGTGTAGCCGATTCTTCTCATAATAAGAATATAAGATCTTCTGAAGCACAGAGTCTGAAGTACTTTGTCAGCTTAGTGGGCCGACGATTGCGTCGCGGATTGTCAACCAGAGAGGGTAGTCTAACTGCAAAGCTCGACATGCTTTCACGCGAAAAAATCTCGGGTATTAGTTGGAAATGGGGTGGTGTGCATCAGAAGATAGGAGCTACGGCCGGTGGGCTCTGCTTTGGTTTTTCAGTTTCTGGGATCGCCAAAGCCGAGATGCCTGTGGACAGAAAGATCAACTGTGCAGATACTTCAGCATCATCTTCCCATGGGAAGAAAGTCTACACGGATTATTCTGTCACCGGTGAGAAATGCATTTGTGTTAGGCTTAATAATTGCTTTTGTTAAAAAAATTGAATGCCTTTATAATATTTATGTTTGCGGATATGTCAATAAGCTAATGCTTGTGACTGTTTTACCTGGATTTGCCAGGCATTCCAGGAGATGGAAGATGTTTATTCCGCTCCGTGGTTCATGGGGCATGCATCCGCTCAGGGAAACCTATCCCTAATGAATATCTTCAGAGAAAGCTAGCTGATGAATTGAGGTCAATGGTATGTGTGGAGTGTTTCTAGGTATTTTGCTCCTGCTGCAATTGCCTTTCATTCTCTAAAGCTTCTATACAAATCCATCACTGTACAGGTTGCCGATGAATTTGTCACTAGACGAGAAGAGACTGAATGGTTAGTTGATGCGCACTCTTACTGTTATGTTTGCTCTTCTGGTTTTAAAATGTAAATGCGGTATTGATAATTATTCCCTTATTATTGATACGTTTTCAACTGCTGCATTTCCTTGCATCAATGACGGACAGGTTTGTTGAGGGTGATTTTGATACATACGTTTCCCAGATTAGACAGCCACATGTGTGGGGTGGTGAGCCAGAACTGTTCATGACTTCACATGTTCTCCAGTAAGTAATTGGACCTGTTATGCATTCTTCTTCATGGATACCAAGGGTGGCTACCAGCAATGAAATATGAAGACTTACTTATGTTTTGTTAGCTAATATCTATATCTGTGGAGCTAAATAGCTTAATGCAAAGAGTTGACTCTATTTTGTCTGCGACCTTTTCCTACTATGCTTATGTGAAATCATTTACAAAGGATAGATACCAGTAGGGATAATATTCGAAATATTTGCTTCCTAGGAATTTATTCAAAATAGATTGAGTACACAACCTTCAGTGAAGTTGGCTAAATTCCAGTGACAGTTAAAattagatactccctctgtaaactaataaaagagcgtttagatcactactttagtattctaaaatgctcttatattagtttactgaGGGAGTAGCTAAGAAGTTCTCTCATGTTAATGCAAAGAGAAGGTTCCTTCTTGATTTGATGCATGCTCAGTACTCGGTCAACATGCATTTAAGCAGTACAGTCCATGAAGCAAGAAGAGCCTTTAATTACTTTGTTTACACAGGATGCCAATAACTGTGTATATGCAtgatgaagatgtgggtggcttaaTAACTATTGCTGAATATGGCCAAGAGTATGGTAAAGAAGATCCAATACAAGTTCTGTATCATGGTTTTGGCCATTATGATTCCCTACAGATTCAGAAGACGTAGGGGTCCGAAGACAAGAACGTAGAAATTGGGAGTCCGAGATTCAGAAGGTAAGGCCAAAGTATTCTGGTTTCCAGTTTTCCCATGTCGATATATTAGTTGAGATACGGATGAGTGAGACGGCGAGAGTGATTGTTATATAGCCTCGGTGATAAGTATTATTAAGCTTTCTTCCCGCAAAAAAAGAATTATTAAGCTTTGCAGCATTATTAACTATGTTGAAAAGGACAACAACTTCACATTAGGTTTTTCATAATAATGTAGTGATAAGTAAGAAATCATGAATCGGGATTAGTGAGTAGTTATTCGTTCCCACAGCATCATCAACTATTATCATCGGCGAACCTGGAAAACTGACCACTTGACTGTACCTCATATCTATCCCTTCTTTCAGATAATCTAGTCTAGTGCACCTATAGCATATCTATAACAAGTTATGAATCCCTAAAACGTATACTTGAGGTTGAAATTTTTGTTTGCAGGCACCGTTGCAAAAGCATTTGATCGTGTGTATGAAGCGGCCAAGGAGCAAAATTTGTGTATGAAGCGGCCGAAGGAGCAAAATTTGGATGGGACAGGACGGAAACCTGATGTTGTGTTGTTCACCTACTCACCGTAGGTTGTCGGGTGTAGATATACCGTGCTGTAACTTGATGTGGTGTCTCTTGCTGTGGCAATAAAAATGGTGGCGGATCACTGATAGATGAGTAAAAAGACACTACCTTTTTTTGCGGAAAAAAAAAGACACTACCTAGCCAGGCGCAAGTTCTGCACATCAAATATAAATCATCAGTGATGTATAATTCATGCTCATCAAGATTATTATGAAGTACCGCATGCTGGCGGTTTTCATCGTAACATAGGGTTCGATCATCTAGAATCTATTTGCATGCTTATCAGACGATCTATGCTGAGAAGAAACAGAATGCTTGTAACGAGTGACCCTTGTCTCAAATGAGTTTAACTAATTAGAAAAGTATACGCACTGTCCCACAAGATTTTTCTCTCTCCTCTAATCTCTCTTTTACACAGCACAGCATTTTatcgagcaccttgtgtgcattCGCCCTGCACACCGACGTCCGACGGCGACGTTGCCGAGCTCGAACCTCGAAGCCAGCATCGCGTACTGGTGCTAGCTGCAGCACGTACGGCCACCACAGCCATGCGTCGCTGTCGTCCCTCGCCACCTCGACGTCGACCCCCTTCTTTGCCATGGCGCGCGTGACGAGAGGCTGGCCGAGCACGAACGGGAGCATCGCCGGACCGAACACGGAGGCGGAGCTCTCCACGGTGGAGCCCCAGTCATGGTGGCGTCAGGAACTCGGCCGTCGCGCCGTGCGCCAACTCTGCCACCTGCGGCACCCACCCCGCCTGGACCATGCCACGAGTTGGACGCTCAAGTTAGCATGGTGAGGTCGATCCAGTCCGTGAACGTGGTGAAGCTGCTGCTGTGCAGCAGGACGAGTGAGGAGAGGACGGCGTAGCGAGCCTGCTGATCTACGAGCGACAACGTGCACGGGCCGGCGGCGCGGAAGCTGGGCGAGCTCCCGGGTGGCCTAGCGGTACGAGATGGTTGTGGCCGTCGCGGCGGATGgacgggaacgggagggagaaggCGGTGGCGCTgctggacgggacgggacggcggcACGGGAGGCGGTGCAGGTGCTGCACGCCGGCCATGCCGCCACTGATACGGCCCATGGTGCAGATGCAGCggcacgcacgggcacgggcggGACTCGATCGGGAGCCCGGCGAAGTCCTCTGTTGCCGTTGGTGTGCTGCGCGAACACACACAAGGTGAAGGTGTTGGTACGCCGGGATCAGCCGTGCATCAAGCGGTGGTGTTTCGGCGTCCCGGCCTCGCCATGCACACCGCCGCTCGGATCACGCTCCGGAGCCGTCGTCTCAGGAGAAGAAGCGCACACCCGCTGTCCGCGCCATCCGCTCTGTTCCTGCGGCCGCCCTCCGCGCGGCGCGCTCCGTGCCATCCGCAGGAGAAAACGGAGTAAAGTCTGAAATAAACCTTCAAGTCGTAGAGCTCGACTGAAATAAACCTCGACGTCCAAATACCCTGACCTTTCTGATCCCGGTTGTTTTGAACCTTCCGCCGTTTTTAGGACGGGATTTGATGACAGTGGGAGGCGGGGATTTCTGTCTTTGACCAAATTAATGACTGTCACCTGCTCACCTGCGAGCCGCCGTCATGCCCATTCGACTACCATCGGTATTAGGTATGCCTCGCAGCAAGCACGACATGGAGTTGACAGGCGACACGGGACAGGACTTGTGCCAGTGCGCTCCGTCGGGCTCCGCCTCCGCGTCCGGCCGAGGCCTTCCGCGGCAGCGTCCACGCCAGGACACGTCTGGCCTTGGTCCCCGAGGTCGTGCGGTACCGGTACGTCGAGCCGGTGCATGGCATCAATAGTCGGAGCCAGATACAAATGTTATGGGATCATCCCGGTGACCCCGGCGTGCAGCACATCGCGGTGTCTAGCAGCGAGCCAGCGACACGATGGTCGGCAAGACTCGCGGCAGCCCAGGCGATGCAGAAGCCGGTGAGACCGTCGGCAGCTCGCTCGTTGGTGTAGGAAGCCATCTGTGCCGCCATCGCCATGGCTAGCACCGTGAATGAGCAGGTCCTAGTAAACCACTCGGCGATCCTGGCACAGCCATGAATGGTTGCGAGTCACGCAGCTCCCGTGCCCGCTCGCATCATGAGGGTGCAGTCCACCGCCGTGCAGGAGCTGCATCCACACAGCAACAAACAAGATTTTTGAACCCACCTGCAGCTGCAGGTGTTAGCTGACTCATCGATCCCGGTCTTTCCCGGTGCCATGTAGGAATCCTCATCATCAAGACCGACCTTTTGAATTTGTTCAATTGTCTTCATGCCGACCGCCTAAACCTATTTAGACTTAATTTTGGCGAGATTGTCTTGTTGCCCAAGATTAAGGAGGCCGAACGGATCCAACAGTTCAGACCCatttgcctccttaatgttagcttcaagattttcaccaaagtggcCACAAATAGGTTAAACTCGGTAGCTGATCATGTTGTTCGGCCATCTCAAACGGCGttcatgcaaggaaggaatataCTCGATGGCGTAGTAATTTTGCATGAGACCGTTCACGAGATGCACTGAAAAAACATGAGTGGAGTAGttttcaaaattgactttgaaaaagcctatgacaaggtcaaatggtctTTCCTCCAACAAGCCCTAAGAATGAAAGGTTTCTCCGATAAATGGCGTCAGTGGATCCAAaattttgtaactggaggtagtgtggccatcaaagtcaatgatgatgtaggccattactttcagacaaaaaaaggactacgacagggtgactccatgtctccaatgttatttaacattgttgctgacatgttggctattctgattgagcGTGCTAAGCAGGACGGCCAGATAGAAGGAGTAGTGCCACATcttgtggatggtggcctctctattctgcaatacgccgatgacacaattctttttatggaacatgacctagaCAAGGCTCGAAACCTAAAACTCTTGCTCTCAGCGTTTGAGCAAATGTCGGGtctcaaaattaacttccataaaagtgaacttctctgctttggagaagccgttGAGGCTGCTGCCGATTATGCTGACCTCTTTGGTTGCGCACATGGCCAATTCCCGATTAAATATTTGGGAATACCGATCCATTATCGGCGTCTCACCATTACagagtggaagcatgtagaggagcgtctagagaaacgattgagcagttggaaaggcaagctgctctcagttggaggacggctggttttgattaactccgttctcacaaatatggttctctatatgctttctttcttccaactcccaaaaggggtcctGCAAAGATTGGATTATTTTAGATCCAGATttttttggcaaggagatggagaAAAGAAAAAATATCGGTTGGCCAAATGGAGCATGGTTTGTAGGCCAAAAGACCAAGGcggccttggaattcatgacctacaggtcaagaatgaggccttgctcagtaaatggttgttcaaacttcttactaaggatggtgtttggcaaaccatgttgcgcaacaagtatctaggccaaaaggcgGTGTCCCAGGCATATTGGAAACCTGGTGACTCGCACTTctgggctggcctaatggcggcaaagaaacatctcttttgctttgggtctttcgcgataaaaGACGGGTCGGAGATTCgattctgggaagacatctggctaggcaatgccagtctcagagaacaatatccagccttaTATAACATTGCTCGCGATAAGAACAACACTATTGCGCACGTGCTCAGTTCATCCCCGCCGAACATTTCGTttaggcgggatttgattggccccaGACTTctgtcatggcataatcttttgtcccggttggattcgattaacctgacacaaggtcgggatgtgtttcgctggaaccttactacatcagggtcttttacagtagactctatgtaccgtgcgctcacacattctg
This window of the Triticum aestivum cultivar Chinese Spring chromosome 5D, IWGSC CS RefSeq v2.1, whole genome shotgun sequence genome carries:
- the LOC123125795 gene encoding OVARIAN TUMOR DOMAIN-containing deubiquitinating enzyme 4, with product MRLYSPAVCLRRSASSSMYAHSIQFQGGATQSMVLWNCSRPQSSRSHMTLGVADSSHNKNIRSSEAQSLKYFVSLVGRRLRRGLSTREGSLTAKLDMLSREKISGISWKWGGVHQKIGATAGGLCFGFSVSGIAKAEMPVDRKINCADTSASSSHGKKVYTDYSVTGIPGDGRCLFRSVVHGACIRSGKPIPNEYLQRKLADELRSMVADEFVTRREETEWFVEGDFDTYVSQIRQPHVWGGEPELFMTSHVLQMPITVYMHDEDVGGLITIAEYGQEYGKEDPIQVLYHGFGHYDSLQIQKT